The sequence GCGAGGGCGGGAGGCCGGGTAAGAGCGCCACAGCTACGTCGGAGCTGGCAGGGCCCCGCTCCAGCTCTGCAGGGCTCAGAATTCCTGCCAGGGGGCGCCGCTCTGACCCCGCCCATTCACACTCTACCCTGGGAGGGAATAGGAGACAACGACTCAACCCGCGGGAACAGAACCCTTGGGACCCTTTTTGACCCGCGGGTCAGATATGCCCCAGCCCCGCAGTACACCGGGTGGAGGgggtgagagaggagagggatGCTAGTGTGCCGGGTGGGACAAGAGGGGAGGTTCGGGCTGGGGAgcttagagaggagagggaggctcCTTAGAGTCGCCCTCTGCACACACCGCTGCGAGTGGACCGGCTCCTGCACTCACCTGAACTTCTCCCCTTACCCCCGCAGGAATACCGGGGCCCCGTGGGGAGCCCGGTCCTCGAGGAGAGGCAGGCCCTATGGGGCCGTCTGGGCCTGCGGGGGAGTGCTCGGTGCCTCCCCGCTCCGCCTTCAGTGCCAAGCGCTCCGAGAGTCGGGTGCCTCCGCCGTTAGACTCGCCCCTCCCCTTCGACCGGGTGCTGGTGAACGAGCAGGGTCATTACGATGCCGCCACCGGCAAGTTCACTTGCCAGGTACCAGGGGTCTACTACTTCGCGGTCCACGCCACAGTCTACCGGACTAGCCTGCAGTTCGATCTGGTCAAGAATGGCGAGTCTATCGCctctttcttccagttttttGGGGGATGGCCCAAGCCAGCCTCTCTCTCTGGGGGCACCATGGTGAGGCTGGAGCCCGAGGACCAGGTGTGGGTGCAGGTGGGTGTTGGTGATTACATTGGCATCTATGCCAGCATCAAGACAGACAGCACCTTTTCTGGATTTTTGGTGTATTCTGACTGGCACAACTCCCCTGTCTTCGCTTGACTGCCAACTGGAAAGTGAGCCTACGCTTTCAGGGGCGGGGGCCTGGGGGGGACGCCACCCTGTTAGCCACATCGTGGGTAAAGGCTGGCCCCCTGGAATGTTGTGAATGACTAGGAGGGGCAATGGGGGCCTCTCCAGACCTGCTGCTGGCAGGGAA is a genomic window of Phyllostomus discolor isolate MPI-MPIP mPhyDis1 chromosome 6, mPhyDis1.pri.v3, whole genome shotgun sequence containing:
- the C1QTNF5 gene encoding complement C1q tumor necrosis factor-related protein 5, coding for MRPLLALLLLDLAAGSPPLDDNKIPSLCPGHPGLPGTPGHHGSQGLPGRDGRDGRDGSPGARGEKGEGGRPGIPGPRGEPGPRGEAGPMGPSGPAGECSVPPRSAFSAKRSESRVPPPLDSPLPFDRVLVNEQGHYDAATGKFTCQVPGVYYFAVHATVYRTSLQFDLVKNGESIASFFQFFGGWPKPASLSGGTMVRLEPEDQVWVQVGVGDYIGIYASIKTDSTFSGFLVYSDWHNSPVFA